From a region of the Fischerella sp. JS2 genome:
- a CDS encoding NAD(P)-dependent oxidoreductase produces the protein MHKLLVTGASGFLGWHLCQLANLDWEVYGTYLTNSVEIPNTKMQKVNLTNFQELKQVFNKIQPVAVIHTAAQSQPNYCQNHPEESYTTNVIVSQNIAGLCADASIPCVFTSTDLVFDGLNPPYRETDSLCPVNRYGEQKAMAEVGMLERYPMTAVCRMPLMFGAATPTATSFIQPFIKTLQEGKDIKLFIDEFRTPVSATTAAKGLLLALEKVQGIIHLGGKERISRYDFGRLLVETFQLPTAGLKACRQQDVKMAAPRPSDVSLDSSKAFALGYQPLSLRAELEKLVSK, from the coding sequence ATGCACAAACTATTAGTTACTGGAGCTAGTGGATTTTTAGGTTGGCATCTTTGTCAATTAGCAAATCTAGATTGGGAAGTCTATGGAACCTACTTGACTAATTCTGTAGAAATTCCCAATACCAAAATGCAGAAAGTCAATTTAACAAACTTTCAAGAACTAAAACAGGTATTTAATAAAATTCAGCCAGTCGCAGTCATTCATACCGCAGCGCAATCACAACCTAATTATTGCCAAAATCATCCTGAGGAATCTTACACAACTAATGTTATAGTCTCCCAAAATATAGCTGGTTTGTGTGCAGATGCTTCTATTCCTTGCGTATTTACATCTACCGACCTTGTTTTTGATGGTTTAAATCCTCCTTATCGAGAAACAGATTCCCTATGTCCTGTAAATAGATACGGTGAGCAAAAAGCGATGGCAGAAGTGGGAATGTTAGAACGCTATCCGATGACTGCCGTGTGTAGAATGCCATTAATGTTTGGTGCAGCTACACCCACTGCTACCAGCTTTATCCAGCCGTTTATCAAAACTCTGCAAGAGGGCAAAGACATAAAATTATTTATAGATGAATTTCGCACACCAGTAAGTGCCACTACCGCAGCCAAAGGATTATTATTAGCATTAGAAAAAGTGCAAGGAATAATTCACTTGGGTGGTAAAGAAAGAATTTCTCGTTATGATTTTGGACGTTTATTAGTAGAAACATTTCAATTACCCACTGCTGGATTAAAAGCTTGTCGGCAACAAGATGTAAAAATGGCTGCCCCCAGACCCAGTGATGTTTCTTTAGACAGTTCTAAAGCTTTTGCATTAGGGTATCAACCTCTATCTTTGAGAGCAGAATTAGAGAAATTAGTCAGCAAATAG
- a CDS encoding Uma2 family endonuclease: MYTHSKFLNLSVEEYLQFELESRIRHEYLAGQVYPMREDSDKSKVITGNILTRLRTHLFCTNYRVYSSEMKIKIPKLNIFYYPNISVTCNPQDREKFYKSQPCLIVEVFSSATERIHRNEKLMNYRQLQNLQEYILVSESEIKVEVYRKNNQNNWFVEELGKEDNLQLSSVDLEIAIADIYEDVKI, encoded by the coding sequence ATGTATACTCATAGCAAATTTTTGAATCTTAGCGTTGAAGAATATTTACAATTTGAACTAGAAAGCCGAATCCGTCACGAATATTTGGCTGGGCAAGTCTATCCAATGCGAGAAGATAGTGATAAAAGTAAAGTCATTACTGGCAATATATTGACCCGATTACGTACACATTTGTTTTGTACAAACTATCGAGTTTATTCATCAGAAATGAAGATTAAAATTCCTAAATTAAACATCTTTTATTATCCAAATATCTCTGTTACCTGCAACCCTCAAGATCGAGAAAAATTTTACAAAAGTCAACCTTGTTTGATAGTGGAAGTATTTTCATCAGCAACGGAACGTATTCATCGTAATGAAAAGTTGATGAATTATCGGCAATTACAAAACTTACAAGAATACATTTTAGTTTCAGAATCTGAAATCAAAGTTGAAGTGTACCGCAAAAACAATCAGAATAACTGGTTTGTGGAAGAACTGGGAAAAGAAGATAATCTGCAATTATCTTCGGTAGACTTAGAAATAGCGATCGCAGATATTTATGAAGATGTAAAAATCTAA
- the obgE gene encoding GTPase ObgE — translation MQFIDQAEIEVAAGKGGDGIVAFRREKYVPAGGPSGGNGGKGGSVLLRSVESLQTLLDFRYNHRFQAENGSRGGPNNRTGANGKDLIIEVPCGTVVYDAETEEIIGDLVEPGQELLVAKGGKGGLGNQHFLSNRNRAPEYALPGLPGEVKQLRLELKLLAEVGIIGLPNAGKSTLISALSAARPKIADYPFTTLVPNLGVVRKPNGDGTVFADIPGLIAGASQGAGLGHEFLRHIERTRVLLHLIDATSEDAIADYKIIQQELQDYGRGLSNRPQILALNKIDAVDRESVDLEALATQLNHLSHAPVFLISAVTGTGLEPMLQEIWSVLEKI, via the coding sequence ATGCAATTCATCGATCAAGCAGAAATTGAAGTAGCAGCAGGTAAAGGAGGCGATGGGATTGTCGCTTTCCGACGAGAAAAGTATGTACCAGCTGGTGGGCCATCTGGCGGTAATGGCGGTAAGGGCGGTTCGGTGCTTTTACGTTCTGTAGAAAGTCTGCAAACCTTACTTGACTTTAGATACAACCATCGTTTTCAAGCAGAAAATGGTTCTCGTGGTGGCCCAAATAATCGCACCGGGGCAAATGGCAAGGATTTAATTATTGAAGTTCCCTGCGGTACGGTGGTTTATGATGCCGAAACAGAGGAAATAATCGGGGATTTGGTAGAACCTGGGCAAGAGTTGCTAGTTGCCAAAGGTGGTAAAGGTGGACTGGGTAATCAGCATTTTTTGAGTAACCGTAATCGCGCCCCGGAGTACGCCTTACCAGGGTTACCAGGAGAAGTAAAGCAGCTGCGTTTAGAGTTAAAACTTCTGGCAGAAGTAGGGATTATTGGTTTACCAAATGCTGGAAAATCTACTTTAATATCTGCTTTATCAGCAGCACGTCCCAAAATAGCTGATTATCCCTTCACTACTCTTGTGCCTAATTTGGGTGTGGTACGTAAACCCAATGGTGATGGTACAGTTTTTGCTGATATTCCGGGATTAATTGCAGGTGCTTCCCAAGGGGCGGGATTGGGGCATGAATTCTTACGTCATATTGAACGTACGCGAGTGCTGTTGCACTTAATTGATGCTACTAGTGAAGATGCGATCGCAGACTATAAGATTATTCAACAAGAATTGCAGGACTACGGCAGGGGTTTATCAAATCGTCCACAAATTTTAGCTCTCAACAAAATCGATGCGGTAGATAGGGAAAGTGTAGATTTAGAAGCATTGGCAACACAACTTAATCATCTTTCCCACGCCCCAGTATTTTTAATTTCTGCTGTTACTGGTACTGGTTTAGAGCCAATGCTACAGGAAATTTGGTCAGTGCTAGAGAAAATTTAA
- a CDS encoding Mo-dependent nitrogenase C-terminal domain-containing protein, giving the protein MTSAVQSPYSSEQIAAWLRGLLTIAWADGDFDDQEQELIASITKDELAPETNLESLDIIEPEELATVLGSGTPTAENFLRTAVMVAIADGTYSKSEDYLLHELCKALGEPENLLEALRHTLEFHPTEPVEQQLETPLILAPTKRQLDALHPVREWLDGLDIEDPRVARFLCKMIPSQCPFERDVKLFGRKVVHIPPLCKLNPLYDQLVGLRFRALSYLADECGEDVSEYI; this is encoded by the coding sequence ATGACAAGTGCCGTTCAATCTCCCTACAGCAGTGAACAAATAGCAGCATGGCTGCGTGGATTACTGACTATTGCTTGGGCAGATGGTGACTTTGACGACCAAGAACAAGAATTAATTGCCAGCATCACCAAAGATGAACTGGCTCCTGAGACAAACTTAGAATCTTTAGATATTATTGAACCAGAGGAATTGGCTACTGTTTTAGGCAGTGGTACGCCAACAGCAGAAAATTTCTTACGTACAGCTGTGATGGTGGCGATCGCTGATGGTACATATTCTAAAAGCGAAGACTATCTTCTACACGAGTTGTGTAAGGCTTTGGGAGAACCAGAGAACTTACTCGAGGCCCTGCGTCATACTTTAGAATTTCATCCAACAGAACCAGTAGAACAGCAGCTAGAGACTCCTTTAATCCTCGCACCTACAAAGCGACAACTTGACGCATTACACCCAGTGCGCGAATGGCTAGATGGACTAGACATCGAAGATCCCAGAGTTGCCCGCTTTTTATGCAAAATGATTCCTTCCCAGTGTCCATTTGAGCGTGATGTAAAGTTATTTGGACGCAAAGTCGTGCATATCCCACCGTTGTGTAAACTTAATCCGCTTTACGATCAGCTAGTCGGCTTACGTTTCCGCGCCCTCTCCTATTTAGCAGATGAATGTGGTGAGGATGTTTCGGAATATATTTAG
- a CDS encoding class I SAM-dependent methyltransferase, which translates to MTKTKVDLGVIQETLLITLWARAKEIKQPEPIIVDPKSVEILEAIDYDFAKFATANNSQTGTCLRGMILDNWVRTYLKKYPQGVVVEIGAGLNTRFERVDNRQVRWFDLDLPDAMQLRQQFFPKTERRHFITASCLDTDWFECVKAVGVQPCMFVAEGVLMYLNEKHVQQLFANLLQEFPGSWFAFDSMSPLMVKNQKHHDSLKYTSAKFDWGISDIHKIKNWDSRYQILEICRFSDLPKKYLKRFSLINRFLFSYIPPLVNMYRLALVKLG; encoded by the coding sequence ATGACCAAAACTAAAGTTGATCTTGGTGTAATACAAGAAACATTATTAATTACCCTATGGGCAAGGGCTAAGGAAATCAAGCAACCTGAGCCGATTATTGTAGATCCTAAATCAGTCGAGATTCTAGAAGCAATTGATTATGATTTTGCTAAATTTGCTACTGCAAATAACTCGCAAACAGGTACTTGCTTGCGAGGTATGATCCTTGACAATTGGGTACGCACTTACCTAAAAAAATATCCGCAAGGTGTAGTTGTCGAAATTGGTGCAGGATTAAACACGCGTTTTGAACGGGTAGATAACAGACAAGTACGCTGGTTTGATTTAGATTTACCAGATGCAATGCAACTGCGTCAGCAGTTTTTCCCAAAAACAGAACGTCGTCATTTTATTACCGCTTCTTGTTTGGATACAGATTGGTTTGAGTGTGTGAAAGCTGTTGGTGTACAACCTTGTATGTTTGTAGCAGAAGGTGTGCTGATGTATCTAAATGAAAAACACGTACAGCAGCTTTTTGCTAATCTCTTGCAAGAATTTCCGGGTTCATGGTTTGCTTTTGATTCTATGTCACCTTTGATGGTAAAAAACCAAAAGCACCACGACTCCCTGAAATACACATCAGCCAAGTTTGATTGGGGAATTTCTGATATCCATAAAATTAAAAATTGGGATTCTCGCTATCAAATATTGGAGATTTGTAGATTTAGTGATTTGCCAAAAAAGTATTTAAAGCGTTTTTCTCTAATCAATCGCTTCTTGTTTTCGTATATCCCGCCCTTAGTAAATATGTATCGTTTGGCTTTAGTTAAATTAGGTTGA
- a CDS encoding glutamate--cysteine ligase codes for MFYFGIEHEVAFLNSEGKFADFSCTKFIDFNQIIEQLPIYPNDSTQLCIGDAGIRKKRWYIEGFERFAEDTQKLIDCIPKGIEIRTTINSDIKTAVNELSESFCLLHQVATQFDFSPILVSFNPYKTVFEPKPPLNKYERSILQANPDEQTAHIFMVSYGPDLNLSSPGLSYENLIDVAKKLTYYSPYIVPFSFSSPFYNGDLWEGLSVRTFIRTGKRAAAIVFVEKPEQLIQSTPSLTKIARIPAEVGRIEFKSFDSCDDFFIYIALLALLKGLVLDTSLPGRAIIPDAKKHQISAKEGFNNQEIFAIASQVLQAAEVALQADPDVNLLTPLKDMLNHKQTRASLMITEFKKLGSIEQVLKNSYSGLV; via the coding sequence ATGTTTTATTTTGGAATTGAGCATGAAGTTGCTTTTCTAAATTCAGAAGGAAAGTTTGCAGATTTTTCTTGCACAAAATTTATTGATTTTAATCAAATTATCGAACAATTACCCATATACCCTAACGACTCAACACAATTGTGTATTGGAGACGCTGGTATTAGGAAGAAAAGGTGGTATATTGAAGGGTTTGAGAGATTTGCAGAAGATACGCAAAAACTTATAGATTGTATTCCCAAAGGAATTGAAATTAGAACAACAATAAATTCTGATATTAAAACTGCTGTTAATGAATTGTCAGAAAGTTTTTGCTTGCTACATCAAGTGGCTACACAATTTGATTTTTCACCAATTTTAGTTAGTTTTAATCCTTACAAAACTGTTTTTGAGCCTAAACCTCCACTCAATAAATATGAACGTAGCATCTTACAGGCTAATCCTGATGAACAAACTGCTCATATTTTTATGGTTAGCTATGGGCCAGATTTAAATTTATCATCCCCTGGTTTATCTTATGAAAATTTAATTGATGTTGCGAAGAAGCTAACTTACTACAGTCCTTATATTGTTCCTTTTAGTTTTAGTTCTCCGTTTTATAATGGTGATTTATGGGAAGGTTTATCAGTAAGGACATTTATCAGAACAGGTAAAAGAGCCGCAGCGATTGTATTTGTAGAAAAACCTGAACAGTTGATTCAGTCCACACCTTCACTGACAAAAATAGCACGTATTCCAGCAGAAGTAGGGCGAATAGAATTCAAATCATTTGATAGTTGTGATGACTTTTTTATTTATATTGCATTGCTAGCATTATTAAAAGGTCTGGTTTTGGATACGTCATTACCAGGAAGAGCAATAATTCCAGACGCTAAAAAACATCAAATCTCTGCAAAAGAAGGATTTAACAATCAAGAGATTTTCGCGATCGCATCACAGGTTTTGCAAGCTGCGGAAGTCGCACTTCAAGCAGATCCAGATGTGAATTTACTCACACCCCTCAAAGACATGCTCAATCATAAACAAACAAGAGCGTCTTTAATGATCACTGAGTTCAAGAAACTGGGTTCAATAGAACAGGTGTTAAAAAATAGTTACTCAGGACTAGTGTAA
- the sir gene encoding sulfite reductase, ferredoxin dependent gives MVKSAPLPIASRKPSKVEAIKERSNFLREPVATEILQDTTHFSEDAVQILKFHGSYQQDNRDNRIKGQEKDYQFMLRTKNPGGFVPPQLYLALDKLADEYGNHTLRATTRQGFQLHGILKKNLKAAIAAIVTNMGSTLGACGDLNRNVMAPPAPFKNKAEYQYAWEYAENVAELLTPQTGAYYEIWLDGEKAISGEESPEVKAARERNGTGTIFHDKEEPIYGTYYMPRKFKVCVTVPGDNSIDLYSQDLTLVVITNNEGELAGFNVFAGGGLGRTHNKEETFARVADEICYVAKEDVYDMVKAIVATQRDYGDRTDRRHARLKYLIHDWGVDKFRAMVEEYFGKPLEPFQPLPQWKYEDFLGWHEQGDGKLFLGISIDNGRIKDEGDFQLKTALREIVEQYNLPIRLTPHQNVILYDIEPEIKQAIEETLNRHGIVTNVDSIDQIFRYSMACPALPTCGLAITESERAIPGILERIRTLLNKVGLPNEHFVVRMTGCPNGCARPYMAELGFVGSGPESYQVWLGGSPDQTRLAQAYTDKLHHNDIETFLEPIFVYFKKSRKKGESFGDFCDRVGFDAIRKFTESYKSKIAKALNVGRHRITVRDDIYAVLKKTAQSQGKSMTDVVDEALKLYLKTE, from the coding sequence ATGGTTAAATCCGCTCCTCTTCCCATCGCCAGCCGTAAGCCTTCTAAAGTAGAAGCAATCAAAGAACGCAGTAATTTTTTGCGTGAACCAGTCGCTACAGAAATTCTCCAGGATACAACGCATTTTAGCGAAGATGCGGTACAAATCCTCAAGTTTCACGGGTCTTATCAACAGGATAACCGGGATAATCGGATAAAAGGGCAGGAAAAAGATTATCAGTTTATGCTGCGGACAAAAAATCCTGGTGGTTTTGTACCGCCGCAGTTATATCTGGCTCTAGATAAACTAGCTGATGAATATGGCAATCATACTTTGCGTGCTACCACCAGGCAAGGATTTCAGTTACACGGAATTTTAAAGAAAAATCTCAAAGCAGCGATCGCTGCTATTGTGACTAACATGGGTTCGACGCTGGGAGCTTGTGGTGACTTGAACCGCAATGTCATGGCTCCTCCAGCACCTTTTAAAAATAAAGCAGAATACCAGTATGCCTGGGAATATGCTGAGAATGTCGCTGAGTTACTCACACCACAAACAGGCGCTTACTACGAAATTTGGTTAGATGGCGAAAAAGCCATCAGTGGTGAAGAAAGTCCAGAAGTCAAAGCAGCAAGAGAACGCAATGGCACTGGTACTATTTTCCACGACAAAGAAGAACCGATCTACGGCACATACTACATGCCACGCAAATTCAAGGTTTGCGTTACGGTTCCCGGTGATAACTCGATTGATTTGTATAGCCAAGACCTCACCTTAGTGGTAATTACTAACAACGAAGGAGAACTAGCAGGATTTAATGTCTTTGCTGGTGGTGGTTTAGGACGTACACACAACAAAGAAGAAACTTTCGCCAGAGTTGCAGATGAAATTTGCTACGTGGCAAAAGAAGATGTTTATGATATGGTGAAAGCCATCGTTGCCACTCAAAGAGATTATGGCGATCGCACAGACCGCCGTCACGCCAGATTAAAATATTTAATCCACGATTGGGGCGTTGATAAATTCCGGGCGATGGTGGAAGAATATTTTGGCAAACCGCTAGAACCCTTCCAACCTCTACCACAGTGGAAATATGAGGATTTCCTCGGTTGGCATGAACAGGGCGATGGTAAGCTGTTTTTAGGTATTTCTATCGACAATGGCCGGATCAAAGATGAAGGTGACTTCCAACTGAAAACAGCTTTACGGGAAATTGTCGAACAGTACAACTTGCCTATCCGCCTGACTCCTCACCAAAATGTAATTCTCTACGATATTGAACCTGAAATTAAACAAGCTATTGAAGAGACTCTCAATCGTCATGGTATTGTCACCAATGTAGACAGCATCGACCAAATTTTCCGTTACTCAATGGCCTGTCCTGCATTACCTACTTGCGGTTTAGCAATTACAGAATCAGAACGAGCTATTCCCGGAATTCTAGAACGGATTCGCACTTTGTTAAATAAAGTGGGTTTACCAAATGAGCATTTTGTGGTAAGGATGACAGGATGCCCTAACGGCTGCGCTCGTCCTTATATGGCAGAATTAGGGTTTGTAGGTAGTGGTCCAGAAAGTTATCAAGTGTGGTTGGGTGGTTCGCCAGATCAAACTAGATTGGCACAGGCTTACACTGATAAATTGCATCATAATGATATCGAAACTTTCCTAGAGCCAATTTTTGTCTACTTCAAGAAATCACGTAAAAAAGGTGAAAGCTTTGGGGATTTTTGCGATCGCGTTGGTTTTGATGCAATTCGTAAGTTTACCGAATCCTACAAATCGAAGATTGCTAAAGCTTTAAATGTTGGACGTCATCGGATTACTGTCCGGGATGATATTTATGCTGTGCTGAAGAAAACTGCTCAAAGTCAAGGAAAGTCAATGACGGATGTGGTGGATGAAGCTTTAAAACTTTACTTGAAAACAGAGTGA
- a CDS encoding outer membrane beta-barrel protein, translating to MQKFFKSVLTISALSSLVITPIFLSISAASAQPIPIKKGTDASYVGAGFAAGVTSGGQNNDDATFGGNVAGRLKLGNTPFSARGQINFSSETSAITPYVSADVGIAKNTNAFVGVGYQFIESNGKPTPSGNKDAVAVVAGVESEVAKNFLVYGNTTLGINAYENSSASAVSINGGIGYRFK from the coding sequence ATGCAAAAATTTTTCAAGTCTGTTTTGACAATTTCTGCGTTATCTTCTTTAGTAATCACTCCTATTTTTCTATCAATTAGTGCTGCTTCTGCTCAACCTATTCCTATTAAAAAAGGTACAGATGCTAGCTACGTTGGCGCTGGTTTTGCTGCTGGTGTTACCAGTGGTGGACAAAACAATGATGATGCTACTTTCGGTGGTAATGTTGCTGGTCGTTTGAAGCTTGGTAATACTCCTTTTTCTGCACGCGGTCAGATCAACTTTAGTAGTGAGACGAGCGCTATCACTCCCTATGTTTCCGCTGACGTAGGTATCGCTAAAAACACTAATGCTTTTGTGGGTGTTGGTTATCAATTTATAGAGTCAAACGGCAAACCAACCCCTAGTGGTAACAAAGATGCTGTGGCAGTGGTTGCTGGTGTAGAATCTGAAGTTGCTAAAAACTTTCTCGTTTATGGTAATACCACTTTAGGAATTAATGCTTATGAAAATAGCTCTGCTTCTGCTGTAAGTATTAATGGTGGTATCGGCTATCGGTTTAAGTAG
- a CDS encoding acetyltransferase — protein MFLMHKPSGTLVEILTLDRLFNPCIKEVMGVTHAGEELQEPDSYVKWEMMFPSGESLPRCWLDSHYRDIEHSTQNQEFSVAGNG, from the coding sequence ATGTTCTTGATGCATAAACCCTCAGGAACTCTAGTCGAGATTTTGACTCTAGACCGACTCTTCAACCCCTGTATCAAAGAAGTAATGGGGGTAACTCACGCAGGCGAAGAATTACAAGAACCTGATTCCTACGTGAAGTGGGAAATGATGTTCCCCTCTGGTGAGTCTTTACCGCGTTGTTGGCTAGATTCCCACTATCGTGATATAGAACACTCTACTCAGAATCAGGAGTTTAGTGTTGCTGGTAATGGGTAA
- a CDS encoding DUF3611 family protein → MQAQSEVYTLNPKIERIANILRLVGWVSFWLQLGLGAASALMLIFAISGRSFSQAVAPTPGVPVPTYTQGTTPGIGISIFWGVCGILALLFTLYLAFRLTRFAKRLRNPNPALHPQKADVMKVLRVAVIAGFVGMLLTILGGGSGLGVLLSKSIAQPQGVAIYDPSRIIRSLDIFVATASMTGITAHFVGTVASLGLFNWLHPEL, encoded by the coding sequence ATGCAAGCTCAATCGGAAGTATACACTCTTAATCCCAAAATAGAAAGAATTGCCAACATTTTACGCCTTGTTGGTTGGGTTAGCTTCTGGTTACAGCTTGGGTTGGGAGCTGCTTCCGCGTTAATGTTAATATTTGCTATCTCAGGTCGTAGCTTTAGTCAAGCAGTAGCACCCACCCCAGGAGTACCAGTTCCTACCTACACTCAAGGTACAACCCCTGGAATTGGCATTAGTATATTTTGGGGAGTTTGTGGCATTTTAGCTCTGTTATTTACTCTTTATTTAGCTTTTCGCCTCACTCGCTTTGCCAAACGACTCCGCAATCCTAATCCCGCCTTACATCCACAAAAAGCAGATGTTATGAAGGTGCTGCGGGTTGCTGTGATTGCCGGTTTCGTAGGCATGTTGCTGACTATTCTGGGAGGAGGCTCAGGTTTAGGTGTGCTACTGTCCAAATCTATCGCCCAGCCCCAGGGAGTAGCAATCTATGACCCGAGTCGTATTATTCGCTCGCTCGACATTTTTGTCGCTACGGCTAGTATGACTGGTATTACTGCTCATTTTGTGGGGACAGTTGCTTCTTTAGGACTTTTTAATTGGCTACATCCTGAGTTGTAA
- a CDS encoding YggT family protein: protein MYLLISTLATFINIYSTLLIIRVLLTWFPNINWYNQPFAALSQITDPYLNIFRNIIPPLGGIDFSPILAFLVLNIIGSLLIQGVNSLASLPSFG, encoded by the coding sequence ATGTATTTACTGATTTCCACACTTGCTACTTTCATCAATATTTATAGCACCCTCTTAATTATTAGGGTTTTACTGACTTGGTTCCCCAACATCAACTGGTATAATCAACCATTTGCTGCTTTGAGCCAAATCACTGATCCCTATTTGAATATTTTCCGTAACATTATTCCCCCATTAGGTGGAATTGATTTTTCTCCGATCTTGGCATTTTTAGTACTCAATATCATTGGCTCTTTGTTGATACAAGGTGTAAACTCTCTGGCAAGCCTGCCATCTTTTGGGTGA
- the upp gene encoding uracil phosphoribosyltransferase → MTLQLRVYVPPHPLIKHWLAVARDAATPSVLFRSAMTELGRWLTYEAAREWLPTQDTTVQSPLGICPATYIDPEVPMAVVPILRAGLGLLEGAQTLLPLASIYHLGLVRDEITLQPSCYLNKLPEKFHPQTRVLITDPMLATGGSIIKAMEELTQRGVDPALTRIISVVAAPPALQKLGAAYPGLIIYTATIDEQVNERGFIVPGLGDAGDRTFGT, encoded by the coding sequence ATGACGCTACAATTGCGTGTTTATGTTCCACCGCATCCCTTAATCAAGCATTGGTTAGCAGTTGCCCGCGATGCTGCTACACCTTCAGTATTATTTCGCAGTGCTATGACTGAATTGGGACGCTGGCTTACTTATGAAGCTGCCCGAGAATGGTTGCCTACTCAAGATACAACGGTGCAGAGTCCTTTAGGTATCTGTCCGGCAACTTATATTGATCCAGAGGTTCCAATGGCAGTAGTGCCGATTTTGCGAGCAGGCTTAGGATTGCTAGAAGGAGCCCAAACATTACTACCACTGGCATCAATTTACCATCTTGGTTTAGTGCGGGACGAAATAACTCTACAACCATCTTGTTACTTGAACAAACTTCCAGAAAAATTTCATCCTCAAACACGAGTACTAATCACCGATCCGATGTTGGCTACAGGCGGATCAATTATTAAGGCAATGGAAGAATTAACACAACGGGGAGTTGATCCGGCTTTAACTAGAATTATTTCTGTGGTTGCAGCTCCCCCAGCTTTACAAAAATTAGGCGCGGCTTATCCTGGTTTAATAATTTACACTGCGACCATAGACGAGCAGGTAAATGAACGGGGATTTATTGTCCCAGGTTTGGGAGATGCAGGCGATCGCACCTTTGGGACTTAA